Proteins co-encoded in one Desertifilum tharense IPPAS B-1220 genomic window:
- a CDS encoding IS630 family transposase (programmed frameshift) produces MLEDLNSYIQSNPDSRELKRAVAVQMFLKGFKHREIGESLGVSSGFISKWTQRYEQSGVSGLKLGYSGSNGYLAPEQRQDVIAWLKLKNYWNLTELQQHIEQKYEVVFNSKQSYYTLFEQAGISWKKTQKRNPKADPELVERKKQQIRAWLEAHRHEIGCRKLVVLFSDECHLLWGDVCGYVWGKTDERIEVPMTNERSKQTYYGAVDLYTQQCLIQAVEKGNSENTIAFLKYLLNQYPDSRIALIWDGATYHRSQKVKDYLKSVNQGLDEPHWKLTCIRFAPNDPRQNPIEDIWLQAKRFIREYYHLCTSFNVAKFLFEFATHRQIFDFSKLFTYGCFS; encoded by the exons CCAGATGTTTCTCAAAGGATTCAAACACCGGGAGATCGGCGAGAGTTTAGGAGTCAGTTCAGGGTTTATTAGTAAATGGACTCAGCGTTATGAACAATCAGGGGTTTCAGGCTTGAAATTGGGCTATTCTGGCTCGAACGGGTATCTTGCGCCTGAGCAACGCCAGGATGTAATTGCCTGGTTGAAGCTCAAGAACTACTGGAATCTCACCGAACTGCAACAGCACATTGAGCAGAAATATGAGGTGGTATTTAACTCTAAGCAAAGTTACTACACCTTATTTGAGCAGGCGGGGATTAGCTGGAAGAAAACACAAAAGCGTAATCCCAAGGCAGACCCTGAGTTGGTAGA GAGAAAAAAACAGCAGATTCGCGCTTGGTTGGAAGCGCATCGGCATGAAATTGGCTGTAGGAAGTTGGTGGTTTTGTTCTCTGATGAGTGCCATCTGTTATGGGGAGATGTTTGTGGGTATGTCTGGGGTAAAACGGACGAACGTATTGAAGTTCCAATGACAAATGAGCGGAGCAAGCAGACGTACTACGGTGCTGTAGACCTTTATACTCAACAGTGCCTAATTCAAGCAGTTGAGAAGGGCAATTCCGAGAACACGATTGCCTTTCTCAAGTATTTGCTCAACCAATATCCTGACAGCCGTATTGCCCTGATTTGGGATGGAGCAACTTATCATCGCTCTCAGAAAGTCAAAGATTATCTTAAGTCAGTTAATCAAGGACTAGATGAACCCCATTGGAAACTGACTTGTATTCGCTTTGCTCCCAATGATCCCAGACAGAATCCCATTGAAGATATTTGGTTGCAAGCCAAGCGATTCATTCGAGAGTACTATCATTTGTGTACATCGTTTAATGTGGCTAAGTTCTTATTTGAGTTTGCTACCCACCGTCAAATCTTTGATTTTTCAAAACTTTTTACCTACGGCTGCTTCTCATAA